The following coding sequences lie in one Borreliella spielmanii genomic window:
- a CDS encoding peptide ABC transporter substrate-binding protein produces MKYIKIALMLTIFFLIACISSAKKEKIVFRVSNLNEPSSLDPQISTDLYGSNIITNLFLGLAVKDSQTGKYKPGLAKSWNISDDGTIYTFNLREDIVWSDGVSITAEEIKKSYLRILNKKTAALYANLVKSTIKSAQEYFDEKVSESELGIRAIDSKTLEITLTSPKPYFPDMLTNSAFIPVPMHIVEKYGENWTNPENIVVNGAYKLKERSINDKIVIEKNEKYYNAKNVEIDEVIFYPIEGSVAYNMYINGEIDFLQAAEKNNLEEIKIRDDYYSGLKNAMAYMVFNTTLKPLDNLKVRQALSLAIDRETLSKIVLKGSSDPTRNLTPKFDDYSYGKNLILFDPDNAKKLLAEAGYPNGKGFPTLKYKISGGTQTVAEFLQEQFKKILNINIEIENEEWTTFLGSRRTGNYQITSMGWIGDYFDPLTFLESLFTTENHFFGAYKYSNKKYDDLIKKSHLEFDPIKRQDILREAEAIIVEKDFPMAPLYIPKSHYLFRNDKWTGWVPNIAESYLYEDIKTKK; encoded by the coding sequence ATGAAATATATAAAAATAGCTTTAATGCTAACTATTTTCTTTCTAATAGCCTGTATTAGTAGTGCTAAAAAAGAAAAAATAGTTTTTAGAGTGTCAAACTTAAACGAACCATCATCACTTGATCCTCAGATCTCAACAGACCTTTACGGTAGCAATATCATTACAAACCTATTCTTAGGCCTAGCAGTAAAAGATTCACAAACTGGAAAATATAAACCAGGACTTGCAAAAAGTTGGAATATTTCTGACGATGGAACTATTTATACATTCAACCTAAGAGAAGATATAGTTTGGAGCGACGGAGTTTCAATCACTGCCGAAGAGATAAAAAAATCATATTTAAGAATTTTAAATAAAAAAACAGCTGCATTGTATGCTAATTTAGTAAAATCTACAATAAAAAGCGCACAAGAATATTTTGATGAAAAAGTATCTGAATCTGAGCTTGGGATTAGGGCAATTGATAGCAAAACATTAGAGATAACATTAACATCTCCAAAGCCTTATTTCCCTGATATGCTAACAAACTCAGCATTCATACCAGTTCCAATGCACATTGTTGAAAAATATGGAGAAAATTGGACAAATCCTGAAAATATAGTTGTTAATGGCGCATACAAACTTAAAGAAAGATCAATTAACGATAAAATCGTAATAGAAAAAAATGAAAAATATTATAATGCAAAAAATGTAGAAATTGATGAGGTGATATTTTACCCAATAGAAGGTAGCGTGGCTTACAATATGTACATAAACGGTGAAATCGATTTTCTGCAAGCAGCAGAAAAAAATAATTTGGAAGAAATTAAAATACGAGATGATTATTACTCGGGATTAAAAAATGCAATGGCATATATGGTCTTTAATACAACCCTAAAGCCGCTAGACAATTTAAAAGTTCGACAAGCCCTCTCACTTGCTATTGATAGAGAAACTTTATCTAAAATAGTTTTAAAAGGGAGTTCAGATCCAACAAGAAATTTAACTCCAAAATTTGATGATTATTCTTATGGAAAAAATTTAATACTGTTTGACCCTGATAATGCTAAAAAACTTTTAGCTGAAGCTGGATATCCAAATGGAAAAGGATTTCCTACATTAAAATATAAAATTTCAGGAGGAACCCAAACAGTAGCAGAATTCTTACAAGAACAATTTAAAAAAATCCTAAACATTAACATAGAAATCGAGAATGAAGAATGGACAACATTTTTAGGAAGCAGAAGAACTGGAAATTACCAAATTACAAGCATGGGATGGATAGGAGATTATTTTGACCCTTTGACATTCTTAGAAAGTTTATTTACAACAGAAAATCATTTTTTCGGAGCATACAAATATTCAAACAAAAAGTATGATGATTTAATAAAAAAATCTCATTTAGAATTTGATCCAATAAAAAGGCAAGACATTTTAAGAGAAGCTGAAGCAATCATAGTAGAAAAAGATTTCCCTATGGCGCCCTTATATATACCTAAATCTCATTACCTCTTCAGAAATGATAAATGGACAGGGTGGGTGCCCAATATTGCAGAAAGCTATTTATATGAAGATATTAAAACTAAAAAATAA
- a CDS encoding 1-acyl-sn-glycerol-3-phosphate acyltransferase has protein sequence MFVQNESFDKYFKDMESDFVSQFKSVENVNYLEKSYRNADSNSRRLADRMIERLLKSGSTIVGMQNILELYQKVKSGKSSIILMEHYSNFDFPCFQFLLYKMGYREIADHIIPIAGVKLFRDNLFVKTLSLGYNAILVYPPHAFVGVGIEHARQRRVFNANSMKYIYEKKNSGCIILIFPTATRYRKGRPETKKIILEIGNYFKIFDYYLMIGVNGNVLEVSEDGDMSHDVFKRDCLIYNADKVRSIVEYKDKILNTLKDCQTEITKEALGLKIAEDLENRFNVLHAEGLEVYKKSF, from the coding sequence ATGTTTGTACAAAATGAAAGTTTTGATAAATATTTTAAAGACATGGAAAGCGACTTTGTAAGTCAATTTAAGTCGGTTGAAAATGTTAATTATTTGGAGAAATCTTATCGTAATGCAGATTCTAATAGTAGAAGATTAGCAGATAGAATGATAGAGAGACTGCTTAAGAGTGGTTCTACTATTGTAGGCATGCAAAATATTTTAGAACTTTACCAAAAGGTTAAATCCGGTAAGTCTTCAATTATATTAATGGAGCATTATAGTAATTTTGATTTTCCTTGTTTCCAATTTTTACTTTACAAAATGGGTTATCGTGAGATTGCAGATCATATTATTCCAATAGCTGGAGTTAAGCTTTTCAGGGATAATTTATTTGTTAAAACTCTTTCTTTGGGATACAATGCAATATTAGTATATCCGCCGCATGCATTTGTTGGGGTTGGTATAGAGCATGCTAGGCAAAGACGTGTTTTTAATGCTAATTCTATGAAATATATTTATGAAAAGAAAAATAGTGGATGCATTATACTTATTTTTCCTACGGCTACTAGATATAGAAAAGGAAGACCTGAAACAAAAAAAATAATTTTAGAAATTGGTAATTATTTTAAAATTTTTGATTATTATTTAATGATTGGAGTTAATGGAAATGTTTTAGAAGTTTCTGAGGATGGAGATATGTCTCACGATGTTTTTAAAAGAGATTGCCTTATATATAATGCTGACAAAGTTAGAAGTATTGTTGAATATAAAGATAAAATTTTAAATACTTTAAAAGATTGCCAGACAGAGATTACAAAGGAAGCTTTGGGGTTAAAAATTGCTGAGGATTTAGAAAATCGCTTTAATGTGCTTCATGCAGAAGGGCTTGAAGTGTATAAAAAGAGTTTTTGA
- the flcA gene encoding periplasmic flagellar collar protein FlcA → MPDIDKIRQFKREILDDLSNERLSKESFGVSMDVKPPEPGESIIPWIGEDLTLEENDDEFDLNFMLDALENEDKLSYSDISNNNLSFNNSDLKVDIDSELSTLNNDFDVSSNDSFENNIDKVLDDNSIDLESASKLDFDKLINSSELNSEELINTQGDNNSFEASNDSFFLEDDDFLQSNKSNEFNIDDTINDKSQTGEQSEMFAGGDLNLSTDDNVFENVADDFKFLEYNQNSNSKRFEFKVNYPLFLKHLNSYPRNLRIAIAEALTQENISKYKLEALIDLVEKNKKGLKFIAKFVGDIVGRSIKLPVIYFKAEEFSKLQQKLSYRVSRALLPLVKIASFFVVLVLFSLYFIVDVVFFYIASESKYKEGIESIYANKRELAKAIFRDAYYIRPDDKWFINYAKAFEEVRDFDSAEEKYEELFTIEPFSKNSANRRRKKFNKEGYIAYASMKISLGEYSQANSILDEVISYDLYDYDALVLKGDNYFKWAKTNSNYYKDSINNYTVVLSKYGQKKEILFKLFNAYIEANLDIESDNVNNFIKSNEILDVDEVVYTKYAKKLVDKYISFVSYNHRANNLAINLNYLNGQTNLLNKEFSDLKRNDGKTVFKLDNNVNMNSEIEYILRKILNKNPNYDKALFESGRYSYYIGDFKKAEVYLLKALNSFRQKNSIEDAGDKILAYKILADIYEKSRDSLRASNIIGLALNDYSFYKKYNLIKGSKEISSIYEKQGDILRSLNDFRSAISSYKLAIDEGVDYPDVYYKVGLLSYRENNYDDALKYLFKVESMAGFSSSNEVLNSIALTLYKVGDFLASRSYYLRVMQNLELEKANVLNFNPKENDYHKILLLKEIETYNNLGVVEVIASFSSSIRDTKLFNSGVSNLSESVRIFDILNRDEDMVKSVKKDLASLNLRNIFKNSFSKSNILFYENLSEKL, encoded by the coding sequence ATGCCTGATATAGATAAAATAAGACAGTTTAAAAGAGAAATATTAGATGATCTTTCTAATGAGAGATTATCTAAAGAATCTTTTGGTGTGAGTATGGATGTTAAGCCTCCTGAGCCTGGAGAGAGTATTATTCCTTGGATAGGTGAAGATCTTACTTTAGAGGAAAATGATGATGAGTTTGATTTGAATTTTATGCTTGATGCTCTTGAGAATGAAGATAAATTATCCTACTCTGACATTTCTAATAACAATTTGTCTTTCAATAATTCTGATTTGAAAGTTGATATAGATTCAGAGCTTTCAACTTTGAATAATGATTTTGATGTTTCTTCTAATGACTCTTTTGAAAATAATATTGACAAAGTTCTTGATGATAATTCTATTGATTTAGAAAGTGCTTCTAAACTTGATTTTGATAAGTTAATCAATTCTTCAGAATTAAATTCTGAAGAATTGATTAACACCCAAGGTGATAATAATTCTTTTGAAGCTAGCAATGATTCTTTTTTTTTAGAGGATGATGATTTTTTACAATCTAATAAATCTAATGAATTTAATATTGATGATACTATAAATGATAAAAGCCAGACAGGTGAACAATCAGAGATGTTCGCTGGCGGCGATTTAAATTTAAGCACAGATGACAATGTTTTTGAAAATGTTGCAGATGATTTTAAATTTTTAGAGTACAATCAAAATTCAAATTCCAAACGCTTTGAATTTAAGGTTAATTATCCATTATTTTTAAAGCATTTGAATTCCTATCCTAGAAATTTAAGAATTGCAATTGCTGAGGCTTTAACTCAGGAGAATATTTCAAAGTATAAGCTTGAAGCATTAATTGATCTTGTTGAAAAAAATAAAAAAGGGTTGAAATTTATTGCTAAATTTGTAGGAGATATTGTTGGGCGATCTATTAAATTGCCTGTCATTTATTTTAAGGCGGAAGAATTTAGCAAACTTCAACAGAAATTGAGTTATAGGGTCTCAAGAGCTTTGCTGCCTTTGGTAAAAATAGCTTCTTTTTTTGTTGTTTTAGTTTTGTTTTCTTTATACTTTATAGTAGATGTAGTATTTTTTTATATTGCTTCTGAAAGCAAGTATAAAGAGGGGATAGAATCTATATATGCAAATAAAAGGGAGCTTGCAAAAGCTATCTTTAGAGATGCTTATTATATTAGGCCCGATGATAAATGGTTTATTAATTATGCTAAAGCGTTTGAAGAAGTCAGAGACTTTGATAGCGCTGAAGAGAAATATGAGGAATTGTTTACAATTGAGCCTTTTTCTAAAAATTCTGCAAATAGAAGGCGAAAAAAGTTTAATAAGGAAGGGTACATTGCGTATGCTTCTATGAAAATTAGTCTTGGAGAATACTCTCAGGCCAATTCAATACTCGATGAGGTTATATCTTATGATCTTTACGATTATGATGCTTTAGTATTAAAGGGAGATAATTATTTTAAATGGGCTAAGACAAATTCTAATTACTATAAAGATAGTATTAATAACTATACGGTTGTTCTTTCGAAGTATGGACAAAAAAAGGAAATTTTATTTAAGCTTTTCAATGCTTATATTGAAGCTAATTTAGATATTGAGTCTGATAATGTTAATAATTTTATTAAGTCAAATGAAATTCTAGATGTTGATGAAGTTGTTTATACTAAATATGCTAAAAAGCTTGTAGACAAGTATATTTCTTTTGTGTCTTACAATCATAGAGCAAATAATCTTGCTATAAACTTAAATTATCTTAATGGACAAACAAATTTATTAAATAAGGAATTTTCTGATTTAAAAAGAAATGACGGCAAAACTGTTTTTAAGCTTGATAATAATGTTAATATGAATTCAGAGATTGAATACATCCTTAGAAAAATCTTAAATAAAAATCCCAATTACGATAAGGCGCTTTTTGAAAGTGGAAGATATTCGTATTACATAGGGGATTTTAAGAAAGCAGAAGTTTATTTACTTAAAGCATTAAATAGTTTTAGGCAAAAAAATTCTATTGAAGATGCTGGGGACAAAATATTGGCTTATAAAATCTTAGCAGACATTTATGAAAAATCTAGAGATTCTCTTAGGGCAAGCAATATTATCGGTTTAGCCTTAAATGATTATTCTTTTTATAAAAAATACAATCTTATAAAAGGATCTAAGGAGATTTCTTCAATTTATGAAAAGCAAGGTGATATTCTTAGATCTTTAAATGACTTTAGGTCTGCGATATCTTCTTACAAATTAGCGATAGATGAGGGCGTTGATTATCCAGATGTTTACTATAAAGTTGGATTGCTTAGTTACAGAGAAAATAATTATGATGATGCATTGAAATATTTATTTAAAGTGGAGAGCATGGCGGGATTTTCAAGTAGTAACGAAGTTTTAAATTCTATTGCTTTAACTCTTTATAAGGTAGGTGATTTTTTAGCCTCCAGGAGTTATTATTTAAGGGTTATGCAAAATTTAGAACTGGAGAAGGCTAATGTTTTAAATTTTAATCCCAAGGAAAATGATTATCATAAAATTCTTTTACTAAAAGAAATTGAGACTTATAATAATCTTGGAGTTGTAGAAGTAATAGCCTCTTTTTCGTCATCCATAAGAGATACTAAACTTTTTAATTCTGGGGTTAGTAATTTAAGCGAATCAGTTAGGATTTTTGATATATTAAATAGAGATGAGGATATGGTAAAAAGTGTTAAAAAAGATCTTGCTAGTTTAAATCTCAGAAATATTTTTAAGAATAGTTTTTCTAAATCGAATATTTTATTTTATGAGAATTTATCCGAAAAACTTTAA
- a CDS encoding vWA domain-containing protein gives MKKIFLFLFINFCLVGFEDDSLKIGIDDVYVEAHEEGFHLFVRKKPAIKSVILTESFEIPDKKKDVATYSFRTLSYNKVNGDEIRILNGRVIRNKELLSLTSSTPVPNKKFGEAFHILIPKKLKYGFPNFSTRSGEIDLEVLKNKKEPFWFSIRSFEKKYNDYLGKYQDNAYELLFKDTQNQGKIEFNELRDTFTKFSDEVVIANNGIDIVDKIKKILKNSEDSVYDLDLVLVIDVTDSMKSNIEILKEHLFSIIEPQLQKFKSYRIGLVFYKDYLEDFLTKAFDFNTIPYLNNILKYVNVGGGGDYPEAVFEGIDAAVTQFDWRAERRFIIVIGDAPPHEYPRGSIVYKDVINSAKEKDITIYGIIFQ, from the coding sequence ATGAAGAAAATTTTTTTATTTCTTTTTATTAATTTTTGTTTGGTTGGATTTGAAGACGATTCTTTAAAAATTGGTATTGATGATGTTTATGTTGAGGCTCATGAAGAGGGATTTCACCTTTTTGTTAGGAAAAAACCTGCAATCAAATCAGTAATATTAACAGAGTCTTTTGAAATTCCTGATAAGAAAAAAGATGTGGCTACTTATTCATTTCGTACATTAAGTTATAATAAGGTTAATGGAGATGAAATTCGGATTTTAAATGGGAGGGTTATTAGAAATAAAGAGCTTTTATCATTGACATCTTCCACACCTGTTCCTAATAAGAAGTTTGGAGAAGCTTTTCATATATTGATTCCAAAAAAATTAAAATACGGGTTTCCAAATTTTTCAACAAGAAGTGGTGAGATTGATTTAGAAGTATTAAAAAATAAAAAAGAGCCTTTTTGGTTTTCTATTAGATCTTTTGAAAAAAAATATAATGATTATTTAGGTAAGTATCAAGACAATGCTTATGAATTGCTTTTTAAGGATACTCAAAATCAAGGAAAAATTGAATTTAATGAATTAAGGGATACTTTTACGAAATTTTCAGATGAGGTTGTTATTGCTAATAATGGTATTGATATTGTTGATAAAATAAAAAAAATTTTAAAAAACTCAGAAGATTCAGTTTATGATTTAGATTTAGTGCTTGTTATTGATGTTACTGATAGTATGAAAAGTAATATTGAGATTTTAAAAGAGCATTTATTTTCAATAATAGAACCTCAACTGCAAAAGTTTAAATCCTATAGAATAGGTCTTGTTTTTTATAAAGACTATCTCGAAGATTTTTTAACCAAAGCTTTTGATTTTAATACTATTCCATATTTAAATAATATTCTCAAATATGTTAATGTTGGTGGTGGTGGAGATTATCCAGAAGCTGTGTTTGAGGGGATTGATGCTGCGGTAACTCAGTTTGATTGGCGAGCAGAAAGAAGATTTATTATTGTTATAGGAGATGCTCCCCCCCATGAATATCCAAGGGGGTCTATTGTTTATAAAGATGTTATCAATTCTGCAAAGGAAAAAGATATTACAATTTATGGAATAATATTCCAGTAA
- the bamD gene encoding outer membrane protein assembly factor BamD translates to MKKLISLNLIFISCYTINLEKLTKETPYGVYLREAQKAVNVNDYNSALKAYEKMIQNFAHNPNIVATGKYEIAFIYYTINKTEKAKKIFKELIENKMEMPKWIKPLAKKILNKIEHNN, encoded by the coding sequence ATGAAGAAACTAATATCATTAAACTTAATATTTATTTCATGCTACACAATTAACTTAGAAAAATTAACAAAAGAAACTCCTTACGGGGTTTATCTCAGAGAAGCCCAAAAGGCTGTCAATGTTAATGATTACAACTCTGCATTAAAAGCATACGAAAAAATGATTCAAAATTTCGCTCATAATCCGAATATAGTTGCTACTGGCAAATATGAAATTGCATTTATATATTACACAATAAACAAAACAGAAAAAGCAAAAAAAATATTTAAAGAGCTAATAGAAAATAAAATGGAAATGCCTAAATGGATTAAGCCTTTGGCTAAAAAAATATTAAATAAAATAGAACATAATAATTAA
- a CDS encoding LysM peptidoglycan-binding domain-containing protein — protein sequence MNIKNKLILMLRIAAAIAFIACKTPPEARESKNAKIAQSDNQIFQLRDIKDVKNELIRERGHLFYSKEFNEAERLEEAMKQNFLKKKTTEGNEIALKVLERYKTIIKETREKKEKTNYLKENIEKYLNDAEANEAYIWIPLEIDEVNNLYFEATRKYKNYDLDNALDMYSKAFNRAQQAAKNAKEAKALKETDERMYKQLKALEAASNLPVYSNNKLIKPSPWNGRAFIKEKSGHLNLLNINAGTTYFLGETKTPTPIVLAYEEKVEIAKNSKPQEQFKTLELIEQSRKLWEKGVEAKHVKNFRLANELFLESARYLEAYQSNASSELYVIKIGNTLWGISKKLYNDPYLWPKIWFANRQKIQNPDLIHSNWKIIIPAK from the coding sequence ATGAATATAAAGAATAAATTAATATTGATGCTTCGCATTGCAGCAGCAATCGCATTTATCGCATGCAAAACGCCTCCGGAAGCAAGAGAGAGTAAAAATGCTAAAATTGCACAATCAGATAATCAAATCTTTCAATTAAGAGATATAAAAGACGTTAAAAATGAACTAATAAGAGAAAGAGGACATCTTTTCTATTCTAAAGAGTTTAATGAGGCTGAAAGATTAGAAGAAGCAATGAAGCAAAATTTTTTAAAAAAAAAGACAACAGAAGGCAATGAAATTGCATTAAAAGTACTTGAAAGGTACAAAACAATAATAAAAGAAACAAGAGAAAAAAAAGAAAAAACAAATTACCTTAAAGAAAATATTGAAAAATATCTAAACGATGCAGAAGCAAATGAAGCTTACATATGGATTCCGTTGGAAATCGACGAAGTAAATAACTTATATTTTGAAGCAACAAGAAAATATAAAAACTACGATCTTGACAATGCCCTTGACATGTATAGCAAAGCATTCAACAGAGCACAACAAGCAGCAAAAAATGCCAAAGAAGCTAAAGCCTTAAAAGAAACTGATGAGAGAATGTATAAACAATTAAAAGCGCTTGAAGCAGCTTCCAATTTACCAGTTTATAGTAATAATAAGCTTATCAAGCCATCACCGTGGAATGGCAGAGCATTTATTAAAGAAAAAAGCGGACACTTAAACCTTTTAAACATTAATGCGGGAACTACTTATTTCCTTGGAGAAACAAAGACCCCAACTCCAATAGTACTAGCATACGAAGAAAAGGTAGAAATAGCAAAAAACTCTAAACCTCAAGAACAATTCAAAACACTAGAACTTATTGAACAATCTAGAAAATTATGGGAAAAAGGGGTTGAGGCTAAACATGTCAAAAACTTTAGACTTGCCAATGAATTATTTTTAGAATCTGCAAGATACTTAGAAGCTTACCAGAGTAATGCAAGTAGCGAGCTTTATGTAATAAAAATAGGTAATACTTTATGGGGCATTTCTAAGAAATTATACAACGATCCTTATTTATGGCCAAAAATTTGGTTTGCTAACAGACAAAAAATCCAAAATCCAGATCTAATTCATTCTAACTGGAAAATAATAATTCCTGCTAAATAA